The following are encoded together in the Marmota flaviventris isolate mMarFla1 chromosome 18, mMarFla1.hap1, whole genome shotgun sequence genome:
- the Ces3 gene encoding carboxylesterase 3, with amino-acid sequence MPFRAQDEDCRVSHPGHQGADEDSGPKVTGPEVDTPLGRVRGRQMGVKGTDRLVNVFLGIPFAQAPLGPLRFSAPLPAQPWEGVRDASTDPPMCLQDVKRMNNSRFTLNGKHQLFSVSEDCLVLNIYSPAETTSETRRPVMIWIHGGSLIVGSATSQDGSALAAYGDVVVVTVQYRLGLLGFFSTGDKHVPGNQGFLDVVAALQWVQENITPFGGDVNCVTIFGGSAGGAIVSALVLSPMATGLFHRAIAQSGVITLPGLMEPNPWPKAQNVARSLACNSDSPAELVQCLQQKKGQELINSLSNNMISSYTIDGSFFPQSPQELINERQFHSVPFLLGVNNHEFGWIIPKAWGILDKMEQMSQEDMLAILRRFLTDSDVPPEMMFTIIDEYIDNHSDAQARRHSFHELMGDILIYIPTLNFSRNLQDSGGSVFFYEFQHPPSSFVKIKPAWVKADHGAESAFMFGGPFLMDERSLLAFPEATEEEKQLSLTMMAQWTHFARTGDPNGKGLPVWPRFSKSEQYLEIGLVPRIRQKLKEARMQFWTETLPRRIQQWHQQQKSRKVSEEL; translated from the exons GGCCCAAAGTCACTGGTCCTGAAGTGGACACCCCACTGGGCCGTGTGCGAGGCCGGCAGATGGGTGTGAAGGGCACAGATCGCCTCGTGAATGTCTTCCTGGGCATCCCGTTTGCTCAGGCACCCCTGGGCCCTCTCCGGTTCTCAGCCCCgctcccagcccagccctgggaggGTGTGCGGGATGCCAGCACCGATCCCCCCAT GTGCCTGCAGGATGTGAAAAGAATGAACAACAGCAGATTTACACTCAATGGAAAACACCAGCTCTTCTCTGTTTCTGAGGACTGCCTGGTCCTCAACATCTACAGCCCAGCTGAGACCACTTCAGAGACCAGGAGGCCG GTCATGATATGGATCCATGGAGGCTCTCTGATTGTTGGTTCTGCCACCTCCCAGGATGGATCAGCACTGGCTGCCTATGGGGATGTGGTAGTAGTCACAGTCCAGTACCGCCTTGGGCTCCTTGGCTTCTTCAG CACTGGGGACAAGCATGTGCCTGGCAACCAGGGCTTCCTAGATGTGGTGGCTGCTCTACAGTGGGTGCAGGAAAACATCACCCCCTTTGGGGGTGATGTCAACTGTGTTACCATCTTTGGTGGATCTGCTGGTGGTGCCATCGTCTCTGCACTC GTCCTGTCTCCGATGGCTACAGGGCTATTCCACAGAGCCATAGCACAAAGTGGGGTCATCACTCTTCCAGGGCTCATGGAACCCAACCCATGGCCCAAAGCTCAG AATGTAGCACGCTCCTTGGCTTGCAACTCTGACTCCCCGGCCGAACTGGTACAATGCCTTCAGCAGAAGAAAGGGCAGGAGCTGATCAACAGCCTGTCG AATAATATGATCTCTTCCTACACCATTGATGGCTCCTTCTTTCCCCAAAGTCCCCAGGAGCTCATAAATGAGCGGCAATTCCACTCTGTGCCCTTCCTCCTGGGTGTCAACAATCATGAGTTTGGCTGGATCATTCCCAAG GCCTGGGGTATTCTGGATAAGATGGAACAGATGAGCCAGGAGGACATGCTGGCCATCTTGAGACGCTTCTTGACTGATTCG GATGTGCCCCCTGAGATGATGTTCACCATCATAGATGAATACATAGACAATCACTCAGATGCACAAGCCAGACGCCACAGCTTCCATGAATTGATGGGTGACATCCTTATCTACATTCCCACCTTGAATTTCTCAAGAAATCTCCAGg ATTCTGGAGGCTCCGTCTTTTTCTATGAGTTCCAGCATCCACCCAGTTCTTTTGTGAAGATCAAACCAGCCTGGGTCAAGGCTGACCATGGAGCTGAGAGTGCCTTCATGTTCGGGGGTCCTTTCCTTATGGATGAGCGTTCCCTCCTAG CCTTTCCAGAGGCcacagaggaagagaagcagcTGAGCCTCACCATGATGGCCCAGTGGACCCACTTCGCCAGAACAGG GGACCCCAATGGCAAAGGGCTACCTGTTTGGCCCCGGTTCAGTAAGTCAGAGCAATACCTGGAGATTGGCCTGGTGCCACGAATCAGGCAAAAGCTAAAGGAGGCCCGAATGCAGTTCTGGACAGAGACGCTCCCCAGGAGGATCCAACAGTGGCACCAACAGCAGAAGAGCAGGAAAGTCTCAGAGGAGCTCTGA